From Streptomyces sp. SCSIO 75703:
GGGTTCCTCCGCGACGGGCGTGTCGGAGTCCGCCAGCAGCTCCGCCACCGTGAACCGGGTGACGAACGACTGCCACGCCCCGTCCACGACGAGCAGGAAGCCGTCGCTCCACCGCAGGAGCCGACGGCGCTTGGGGCTCATCGGATGCTCGGGCGTGTGCCGCCGGGCCCGGCGCTCCAGCTCCGCGAACGCCTCCTCGCGGGACCCGGTGAAGTGGGCCACCACGTACGCCACGGTGTGCTTGCGCTCCCCGAAGCCGACGGTGGTCTCGACGATCAGTCCCCACGTCGTCATGTCCGCCCGCTCTTCGCCCACTTCACGCCCCCGGTTCAGCGATTGCGTACGCCGCGACGGTACGTGACACGGCCGTCCGGCCGGCGGCCGGTGGTACGGCGCTGCGACCCGGCCGGGTCCGGGACTCCCCTGTGCGGGGTGGGCGAGGGCCCCGTCGCGGGGGCCGATCCCGGTGGACTACGCTCGCGGCGCCGGGGGCGTTCAGCCGTGCCCCGGCGCGGGTTGTCGGGGCTGAAGGAGCGGGCCGGTGGCGTGGGACGAGTGGCACCAACTGAAGGCGGAGGCACTGGAGCGCCGCCAGGGCGGCGCGACCGGTATGCAACTCAACCAGTACCCCGGTGACTCGGGACCGGGTCCGGCCCCCACGGTGCCCGACAGGACGGGTGACCTCAACGTCAACCAGCAGGACCTCTCGAAGATCGGCAGCCACGCGCACGGCCTCTACGACCAACTCTGGGACCAGGCACGCCTGGACAACACGAGCGTCGACAAGGCGGCAAGCGATCTGACGTCCCAGGGATTCGCGCTCGGCTCCGCACTGCGGCACGTGTCCAACCGCTGGTCCTCCCAGTTGAAGACCGTCCTCGACGCCTGCGCGCACATCTCGAACCACATGCAGGTGTCCAAGAAGATCCATGCCGGTGACGAGGCATACGTCTCCGGACAGATGAGCAGCATCGCCACCCTCGACGCCGGTTTCGACGAGCGAGTCGGACCGCCCGGGGGCAGGAACCCGATCTACGGCGAGAAGAAGAAGTAACCGCACAACGGGGGCCCCATCATGGATCTCGACACTCTCCGTCACGCCAATCTCAAACTGCTCGACGACGCTGTCGAGGACTGGTCGCACATCGTCCGCAACCTCAAAACCCTCGCCGAGGACGCCGAAAAGGGCCTACGCCAGGCGGCCAACAAGGCGAACTGGGCCGGCGAGAACTCACAAGTCACCAAGGAGTTCATCGGCAAGACGGCCGGCGAGATCAAGGACGCCCACACCCAGGCCAAGTCCATCCACGGCGTCCTCAAGGACACCGCCGGAGAACTGAGGAGTTACCACACCCAGTTGAAGGACGCGATCGACCGGGGTGTGAAGAAGAACCTCACCGTGGTGGGCACCGGCGACGGCGGCTTCACCGTCACGATGAACGTCCACCCGGACCGCGCCGCAGAGGGCCACACTCCGCCCTCCCACACCCAGAACGACGTCGACGCCCTGCGCGACGAGATTCAGGAAATCCTCAGCAAGGCGACCGAGAGCGACAACTCCGCAGGCAAGGTCCTCAGGGCACTGGCGAACCAGACCAATTACGGATTCGGCGACGCCAGCTACAGCGACCGCGACACAGCGGCCGATGCGCTCCAGGCCGCCGAGGACCTGGCAGCACTCGCCAAGAAGGACCCCGAAAAGCTCTCCACCGCCGAGTTCGACCGGCTCAACGCGGGCCTGAAGCAGTACGCCGCCGATCCGCTGTTCGCCGAGCACTTCGCCACCACGCTGGGGCCGCGGAAGACACTGGACTTCTGGTCCGGCGTCACCGACCCGCATACGGGGTGGGACCTGCGCCGAGAACGTCGCGAGCAATTCGACGATCTCCAGAAGAACCTGAGTCTCACCCTCGCCAGCGCCACCCAGAGCGACAGTGCCGCGATGACCACCTGGAAGAGCAACATGGTGGCCCTGGTCGACCAGCCCGTGGGCCGCGGGGGCGGCTTCCCCCTGGGCGGTCAGGTGATGAGCAACCTGATGCGCTGGGGCGACTACGACGACCAGTTCCTGCACAGTTACGGCGCCAAGCTCATGGCCACGGAGAAGAAGTTCACGGGCAACGGGCAGCACGGCGCCTGGCAGCGTCTGGGCCCCGACGCGACGCTCAACCACACGGGTACGGACACCGGCTGGGACCCGATGACGGGCTACCTCAAGGCGCTCGCCAACAACCCCGACGCCGCGACCTCCTTCTTCAACGACACCTTCCTCACCAAGGACGAGGATCACGATTTCACCGAAGAGAAGGACGGCAAGGAGGTCAAGAAGTCACTGACCAACTTCGACTACCTCTTCGAGGAACGCGACTGGCCCACCGACTTCGACTCCGAACACAAGGAGAGCATCGCAGGACGGAACAACCTGGCGATGGCCCTCGAGGCTGCCACCACAGGTCACCCGGCCGGTGAGCAGCCGACGCCGGACACGCCGCACCACAACGCCGAGCAGACCAAGCTCATGGAACGCCTCGTGTCGTCCATCGGCGAGGATCCGGAAGAGCGTCTGCTCAAGCACGGACACATGCTCGACAGCATCGGCCAGATCACCTCCGAGTACCTCCCGGACATCAACCGGTCCATCAGCAGCGCGGATCGGAACGATCCGCAGTCGACGTCGTGGGAGCGGACGCAGAAGATGTATCCCATGTACGGGGAGGAGGCCGTACTCGATCCGCGGGACGTGACGAAGCTGCTCTTCACCGTCGGCCAGAACCCGGACGGCTACGCGGCGGTGGAAGCCGGCCAGAAGGCGTACATGAGCCAACTGATGGAGTACCACCTCAATCCCGAACTTCCCGCCGGCTTCGTCGTGGACGACGACACGGAGGGCGTCGTGCGGCAGATCGCTCAGAAGTCGGGAGAAATCTCCGGCACCGTGGCCCTGGGCCGCCAGGAGGAGCTGGCGGCCGGCGGGAAGGAGCGGGACGAGGATTACAAGAACTCGATGGACCTGGTCAAGAGCAGCATCTCCGGAGGGCTCGGTACGGCGGTCGGCGTGGGAACCTCCTTCGTCGCCACACCGTGGGTCGGGGCCCTCGCGGGTGGAGCCGCCTCCACCGTCACCGGCACCGTCCTCGAATCCATGTTCCAAGATTTCGAAAGCACGGAACTGAAGGATTCGGAAGACGCGATGGGAGAGATCTGGCAGAAGGCGATGGAAAGCAACGGCAACCGCGCGGGTCAAGCGGCGCGGTTGGCCGCGGAAGCGCACGGAAAGATTGACCCCGCGCACGCCGAGTTCTGGGCCCGGGACAGCGGTGAACAGGGCTTCTACAATGCCCGGTCGATTGTCGACGGCCGTACACCAGGCAGCAGGACACCCTTCTGACAGAGCCGCCGAACGCCACACAGAAACCAAGCAGCCCCCGAGAGGTACCACCATGACTCGCCGTCGACCGGTGACCGGAGCCCGCTCCGGTTCCGCCCTCGTCGCCGCCCTGCTCACCGTCCTGGTTCCCGCGGTCGCGGGGTGCGGTGCGGAGGAGGAGAGCAGGGACTACTCCGTGCCAGGTGCCCTGTGTGGTGTCCGGGTCGATGCCCAGGAACTCACGCCGTTCCTGCCACCGGGGAAGAAGCTTTCCGTCAAGCCCGTCGTCAACCCGGCGTCGACCTGGTGCGATG
This genomic window contains:
- a CDS encoding DUF6571 family protein gives rise to the protein MDLDTLRHANLKLLDDAVEDWSHIVRNLKTLAEDAEKGLRQAANKANWAGENSQVTKEFIGKTAGEIKDAHTQAKSIHGVLKDTAGELRSYHTQLKDAIDRGVKKNLTVVGTGDGGFTVTMNVHPDRAAEGHTPPSHTQNDVDALRDEIQEILSKATESDNSAGKVLRALANQTNYGFGDASYSDRDTAADALQAAEDLAALAKKDPEKLSTAEFDRLNAGLKQYAADPLFAEHFATTLGPRKTLDFWSGVTDPHTGWDLRRERREQFDDLQKNLSLTLASATQSDSAAMTTWKSNMVALVDQPVGRGGGFPLGGQVMSNLMRWGDYDDQFLHSYGAKLMATEKKFTGNGQHGAWQRLGPDATLNHTGTDTGWDPMTGYLKALANNPDAATSFFNDTFLTKDEDHDFTEEKDGKEVKKSLTNFDYLFEERDWPTDFDSEHKESIAGRNNLAMALEAATTGHPAGEQPTPDTPHHNAEQTKLMERLVSSIGEDPEERLLKHGHMLDSIGQITSEYLPDINRSISSADRNDPQSTSWERTQKMYPMYGEEAVLDPRDVTKLLFTVGQNPDGYAAVEAGQKAYMSQLMEYHLNPELPAGFVVDDDTEGVVRQIAQKSGEISGTVALGRQEELAAGGKERDEDYKNSMDLVKSSISGGLGTAVGVGTSFVATPWVGALAGGAASTVTGTVLESMFQDFESTELKDSEDAMGEIWQKAMESNGNRAGQAARLAAEAHGKIDPAHAEFWARDSGEQGFYNARSIVDGRTPGSRTPF